In Crinalium epipsammum PCC 9333, the genomic window AAGCCATAACTTACCAATCTCCATCTGCTTTTGTTTACAAAGTTCAACATAACGTGTGTACATCTCTGGATAGCGCAGACGAAACTCTAGCGCAATTCCAGCACCCATTACACCAACACAGTTTACTGTGTTAACCAGTGTTTGGCACTGGGAGGCAAACAAATTGCCCTTAAGAATTTCGATGTTCATTAGTGTAAACTAACCATTCTTTTTCATGCTCTTGGAAGTATACGCTCATTTTGGTATTGGGTTTGAATTGTAGTTGGATATTGCGAGTTGCGTTGACTCTGATTGCTTGACCAAGAGAGATTTTTGAGATGTCATTATACTTAGAACAAATTTCTGTATCTAATGGGTTTGTTTGAGCAAAACTAAGGATTAATTGACCATTGAGTCCGAAAGCATCATATTTTTCTATTTTTGCTTCGATAATCTTTCCATTGTCTTTAATCTCAACAAAGGGATTTTCGTGGTCGAACATTTCGCGGCAGTTAGCCGCTTCCTCTTTTTCTGTAAAAACCCTGTTAGCGTATTTTGAGGTTGTCCCAATTAAGCACAAGAGAGTTGCTTTGTCCTGCTCGTTTCGGCAAATGATGGTAATGTCATCTAAGCTCAACTTAGCAATATCTAGATAGTCATGCACAACAAACTCCTGTTGTGATGCCCTTAGAAATGTTTCTTTTCCTGCTTGGATTGTGCAGTACACATTATTAACGTCAAAGTGTTCTAAAAACTCCCTACTATTGCCATAATAAGAACCAGAAGCAGCAAGATTTCCACTACTAACGCCACATTTACTGCCGTGAGTGTCCAGCACATGGCTGAGATTCAGTCTAAAAAAGATCGGAACGGGACAGAGCGCGTGAATTTGACCTTGGCGCTTACCTAATCCCTCATTGTGCCATTGGGTCGGTGTCTTCGGACGTAAATAGAAACGAGCAAAATTTTTGACATCATTACTTGTGTGAGCAATTAGGCCTGCACCTGCCGAGTCAGAAAATTTATTACAACCGTTACGCGAATGCAGTTTCTCACTCTGAAGAATTGAAGCTGCATTCTCAACGTGAGTAAAGTGGTAAATGTAGCCTTTCCAATATGAGCGCTGACGCTCAATTCCGTCCAGAAGCATCTCTGTAAATGCCCGAAAATCGGCTAACGAGCGTGATAAAGAAAAGTCGTTGCTAGTACAACGAGTGCGGACTTCAATGTTTGGATCATAATCTTGAACATCTCCTTCTTGTTCAGGTTCATCGGGATTTGAATTTCCTTGTTGACCTCCAGGATCTTCTTCTCGCTTAATCCCGATGAGTACCATTAATTCAAGTGTATCTACAATACTGCGATCGCCTACCATCCAAGAGCCTACAAGATTTTCGTGAAGCCTTCTTGCTAGTTCATCCCGATGATCCCCATGTAATAAGTAGTGGTGTACTGCATTACGTTTTGTAGTCGTTTCTGCCTGTAACGCCCATTGCACAAGAACTTCTATCGCAACGCTATCTCTTCGGAATCGACACGCATAGAAGAAATCTATGGCAGAAGCGATATAGTTGGAATGCAACAAGCGATCGTCAGGAGCAAAACCAACTAAACGTTTCTCTTCAGCTTGGTCAGATGTGCCTGAAAGCAATTGTTCAGAGGGTAAACCCTTACCACCCTGTGAGTTAAACCGAATCTTAGGCAAAAAACTTTGTAGATCAAAATGCTCTGAAGGTGTGCTGAAGCTATCTAAAAAAGTTTTTGAAATGAGATTTCCTACTTGTCTTGCTTGTTCGGGCGTTACTTTTGGCTCAATAGCTCCAATTTCCTTCTGCAACACATCAATTAGGCGCAGGTTAACATAAGTATATTTTCGCTCAAATGTTACACCAATTAGCTTTCTTACCTCTTCCCATCGAGTATGGGAAATCAGGTTGTCTTGATAGCTTTGCTGGAAGTGCGACCATTGAGCAACTTCACAGAAACAAGAAGGTTCCGCGAGTTTGCCTGTCACCTTGAAATAATTAATGTCACTATGAAGAGAAATTAATTGGCGATAGTGACCATATAATCCGTTTGGTATGGCCTTACTGTGGGTGATGAGATATCCCATACCACGAGTGCCACCTAGAATACGGCTAATAAGGTCACACCGCTCATCATTAATATCGAGTTTTTGCCAATTAACGGCTAGCTCTTTCCAAAGAAATTCCCAAAAACTGTAACTATCTACGCTAGAAAAACCAAAAGCAACTTTTAGCTCTTCCCAGTTGGATTCACACAATTTCTTTAATAGCTGACCAAGCGCTATACCAATCGTAGCGGCAAGTTCTTGGTTATCTCCTGTTGGATCTAACTTTGTCCGACCTGTCGTTACCTTAAAAGCTGCATTCAATATAAAACCAACTGAAACTTTTTCTTGTGTTGGTGCTGTTACCCAAAAAGTTGGTACATCAGGAGTAGTGCAACTAAGCCTACCGTCTCTCTCGGTCATATCTAATAGCAGAGCAGATCCTGATGCTGTTCGCAGGCAAAGTCGTAGTGAGTCTTCACCGTTGATGGTAATCCTATTTACTTCGATATCTTGAATACCCAGAAAAGGTTGTCTTTCCCATGTAAACACTTCTTGGTAATTGTTTGTATCATCTTTTATGAAACGACATTTTGTAATAGCACGTGAAAATATAGTTAAAATGTTAGCTAGTTCTTTAAACTCCCTAATAATTTCTTGCGGGTGGATATTTTCATCTAATTCTAACTCGACAACCGTTGCATCTGAAGGCATTGTGTAGAAGTCTAACTTTTTTTGCAATCCTCTAGTTTCTTCAGGAGAGAGGCGTGAAGGAAGTAGTCCACCCTCCACGGCAAAGCCTAAACGTTTGCTTAAAATGCGCGGTCGTTTACATAACAGATAAACACTTTTGAATCCTAAGCCAAACATTCCTGTTACGCCATCTCCCTTGTCAGAGATGTTAAATGTCAGCATTTTTTCAAGGTCGCGATCATACCCTTTATTGCGATACTTTTTTTTATCCTCCGGATGATCGGGAAGTTGGAAGCAACCAATTGGTCTACCTAGATGAATAAATGAAAGCTTGCGAGTGCTTATTATCACCACAAATTCTTTTCTTTCATTTTCAAGTTCTCTGGGTAATAACATTTCTTGCAACTCAATCACAGCATCATCAGCATTTTGAAAGAGCTCAAAAGGTATACTTTGTTGACGATAACCATGCTGACCAATCTTTGTCCGTACAGAGTTTAATAAAACATTTTTTACATCTTCATTTTCTTTCAGCAAATTTGATAATTTTGAGAGTTTTTCTTGAACAATTTTTTCCGTATCTTGTTGTTCTTTTTCAAGACCTTGCTGCTTATACTCGGCTTTTTCATGACGTAAGTCGTCCAATTCTTTTAAACGTGTCAGGATTAAACGTGTTGAAAGACTAAGATCATCTTTTATTCCAAGCATTCTCAGAACATGTGGCGCACTCTCTATTAAATAATTCTCAGCTACTTGGATGTCAAGCTGATCGGAATTTAGCAAATCTTCCCAAATTACTTCTATTGAATTTAATTCAACCCCATAAACTTTCGTAAGAAGAACTTTAGTCGAATCTTTCAGAATTCTTATTAACTCACCACGAGCAAGTTGTTCTGGTTGTATATGTAACAGTTCTAGCCGTCTTGTATTGCTAGCTAGTCCACCTTCATTTACGAAAAAATGAGGTGGATTAGGTAGATTAGCAAGTTCGGCTTCAAAAGTAGTTCCCAGTAGTGAAATTGCCCAGCACATACGGTTTCCAGCTTGACCAACATGCACTTGAAAAACTCGAATTGGTTTTGCTGTATTTGCCAGCAACCGTTTTCGCAAACCTTCTATATTACGCTTACCAAGATAAAATTCTGCCTGTTCTTTAATTCTATCACCAGAACTTTTGAAAAGGGTTAAAAACGCCCCAATAGGTTCTAATGGGCAGTAAGATTCCCATTCTCTAAAGTAACTTATTAAGATATCAAAGCTATTTTCGCTATTTCCATCTTCTACCCCTTCATTTAATTCTGGCAGATTATTATTAACTTGAGTCGCTAAGTTCAAAAAGGAAGATATTATATTAAACTGCTCTTCATCTAGCAAATAAGCATAATCAATATTGGCGTTTTCCCCGGTTAACTGGTTAGGATATTTCCACTGCCCTCTACGATTAAGGAGGCGAATTTCGGGTAAAATCTCTGTGCTGAATGTCTCGTAATTGATAGCTAACCGCAGATAAGTATTAAAAACTTCCACATTTGCGGCATTAGCAGCATCAACTTGAGGATTGGGACTAGAGAGCAATATTAGAAGATCGCGGAGCTTTACCACGTCCATCTTATCTAAGAGGTTTGGCAACAGATACCTTCTGAATTTCTCTTTTGATAGATTCTTGGCAAAGTTCCATGCTGGTAAGAAGTTAACATTAAAGTATTTGAAAGCTTCTAAGCATTGATCTAGGGGAAACTCTTCAACAGAAGCAAACTCGCCAAGCTGATATTCTGGGGAACCGTTAAAAAGTTCGCCGATCACCCTAAGTACTCGATCTTCTACGACCACTAGGTCGTTTTTAATTAGCCAATCCAGGCAATCTGAGCGATCGCGGATTTGTCTTGCTAATTGGGAAAATGCTACATAAGAACTTGAAGTGGATAATAATAATTGCTCAATATCTTCTTTTAAATTTGGTGTATAGTATAAAACATTTTTTGCATATACAGCTTTCCCATCTTCATCTACTAACCACGCAAGATTTTTAAGTTTATCCTTATTTGATGTGTTGGGGTTACGGTGTGGTAAAAAAACAGTAAGGGCATCAAGAATAATTTCAGAGTAATGGTGTGGTTTATCTTGATTTAAAACAATATCGAGAACTTCATCTTCTTTCCACTTAGAAAAAAATTCACATAAAATTTGGTAAGTATTGTGGTCAACAATTCTCCTGTTAAGTTGATTAACATCTATATAATTATCTCCAATCAAAGCAACTAGAGTTAATAAATGTTTTTTGAGTCCCTTTGGAATGATTTCAACAACTTTATCAGGAGCAATGATGGTATTACTATCACGTAAAAATAACCAATTTTCTGTAGCAATAGCTAATTTTAAGTCATTAGATAAATTTACAGAAAAAGCATTAAGTATAACTAAACAGTATTCAAGATTTTTTTGAGGATAAGCTAGTATCTTCTTGATTACGGTTTCGGCATTCCAAAGTGTAAATAAACTTTTAACCCAATGATATACTCTACTTGTTCTGACTGATTCAGGTAGAACCTGTTGGGGATGTTTGCTGTTATCTAGATCAGCAATCAGTTGAGCATTTTGCTCCAAATTATCTGGCAGTTTGAGAATATCTTGCGGAGAGTAACCGTTTGGAGGTAGCCACTTCGCTTGTTGCAAATCAGCTTTTAGTGACTGCTTCTGCTCAACTCCCATCTGTTGCAGTGCATCAAGGATAAGATCGTAGTAATTATGAGGTGTAGGTAGACTTAAAATTTTTGCTATCGCTGCATCAGGAGTCCATAAAGGAATCCAGTTCTGCTGAATTTCTGTATTCCGTCGAATTAAAACGATGTCGTTTTTTAACCGCTCATCTAAAGGAAAGTCAGAGTTCTCTAAATAGACGCGACCAACTTCGATGCATTCTAAGCGATTAGAATCATTAGCATTTTCATGCAATCGTAATGACTTCCATAGCTCTTCATTACTAGGTTTCTGGCTGATGTAAGCGAGAAGTTCATATCTCTCAGATTTGTTCAGCAAACTTCCATCAACATACTCTGGGGTTGGACGAATTAAATCATCAACAACTTGTTCAGCTAGAAGTTTTTGAATTCCCAATCTTTGAAAATTAGCTGGAGGAATGGAATCAATAAATACTGAATCAATTAATCGCCAAGCTTCTCCTCGGCGATCTAGAACTTGTAACCCAATATTCTGCCATAGTGTACTGTCCTGAGAAGTGATATATAGAGGTATCTGTATATCATCATAGTGTGCCTTGTTTCCATGCAGCAAGTACCGTAGTTGTTGAGACATTATTTAATCAACTCCTTCAAAAGATTTATACGTTTATTAGAATCAGCCAATTTTTGCTTTGTAGCGAGTAATCGTAGACAACTATTACGATCACATTTAGAAATGGCAGGGAAAGATGAGATTTTATTCAGGATTATTGCAAAGTCAGGATCAATAAAGATGAGATCACAATCAGGGAGTGCTTCTTTCAGGGCAATAGCTATCGGTATATTGTATGGATTGCTAAAAAGATTATTTGGCAATGCCTGTAACTGAGAGTATGTGTATATGCGTAACTTTTGATCACGGCAATTATAGCCAAAAAATAGGGGGGTTTTTTGCAAACCGGAATTGAGAACAACTTCAGGTTTATCAAGGCTATTAAGAACTCGCTGGATGAGTTCTTGACTAACTTTATAAGCCGAGCGTTCTTCCTGAAATGTATTGCTAAGACAACTAAGTATTTTAACTATTTGTTGTAGGTTAAGTTTTGCTTTGCTAAATAGTGGATTAGGTTCAAAAGTTGCATATACCAGCAACAGATCAAGGTTGAGTGCGTAAAGCTTGTTTAGGATGCTATGCACGGATTGTTCATCTGCAACAATTTTTGCGATCGCATAGCGACTTCCTGGTAACACAAGTGCCAGCAATTTCTGTACAAGGGGAAGAATATTATCTTTTTGTAGTTGTGTTATACCAATTTCTGCAAAAGCTTTATGAAGAATTTTTTTCAATCTAACCTGCACTCGTGCCTCATTGATCACGTTAACTTCCTGCTGGCTTAAAAAAGCTTCAAGGAAGCTAAGATTATCAAGACTTGAAAATATTTCGCTAGGCTCAAGTGAATTTAAAATCTCCGATATTTCGTATGATCTCCATTTAATGGTCTTTCTTCCTGCAAGTAAGTTTGGTATTCCTTTGACGGTTAAGTAGTAGTGGTCGCCCTCGGCAAATTGAGAAAGTAACGGAAAAGCATTCCATATAGACTGAGAAGGAATGCTAGGAAGCATTCGCACCCTTTCATTTGCATCTATAAGCTGCCACTGATTGGCTGAAGGACGAGTATGAAATACCCATTGATACTCGAAATAAATACTTTGCTGAAATACTTTGCTTTGAAATAAATGGGATTTAAGAAGTCCTTGACATAGGTGTGATATAGCAGTATCGGAAAGCCCATGAGTCTCTCTAAAATCAGCCAAAGATGGTAGTAAAAGTCTTAGGGTTCCTTTTGTGGCAAGCAAGTAGTTCCACTGCAAGACCATATCATCCTCTTTTTGGGGAGGATGTTGAGCGATCGATTCACGATCAATATTCTTTAGCCCTTCAATATATTTTCTTCCAGAGTCAAGAAAAAAGTAACCGTGCATAAAAATTGTGTAGTCTTGTTCGCCATCACAATCAATCTGTTGATATGCAGCACGATCTTCTTCGTTTGAGCTATTTTCATCACTCGCCAGAGGCAGAAAAACTGCCCACTGAAGAGTCAATTTAGCACTAGGAGACGTGTTACTTAATTTTTGCGTAAAAACAACGCCACAGTGAGGAATCGACTTGTCAGGAATAAATTCTTCATCCCCATCTTCATTAATAGATAATCGCTTGCTCCAGCAGCGAGATTGCTGCAAATCCGTCCAGAAGTTGTTAGAAACTGTAGCCGCATCTTGCCCTAGTAAAAATGCAAAATCTGCTGCTGGCAATATCCGCTC contains:
- a CDS encoding DUF4433 domain-containing protein; this encodes MSQQLRYLLHGNKAHYDDIQIPLYITSQDSTLWQNIGLQVLDRRGEAWRLIDSVFIDSIPPANFQRLGIQKLLAEQVVDDLIRPTPEYVDGSLLNKSERYELLAYISQKPSNEELWKSLRLHENANDSNRLECIEVGRVYLENSDFPLDERLKNDIVLIRRNTEIQQNWIPLWTPDAAIAKILSLPTPHNYYDLILDALQQMGVEQKQSLKADLQQAKWLPPNGYSPQDILKLPDNLEQNAQLIADLDNSKHPQQVLPESVRTSRVYHWVKSLFTLWNAETVIKKILAYPQKNLEYCLVILNAFSVNLSNDLKLAIATENWLFLRDSNTIIAPDKVVEIIPKGLKKHLLTLVALIGDNYIDVNQLNRRIVDHNTYQILCEFFSKWKEDEVLDIVLNQDKPHHYSEIILDALTVFLPHRNPNTSNKDKLKNLAWLVDEDGKAVYAKNVLYYTPNLKEDIEQLLLSTSSSYVAFSQLARQIRDRSDCLDWLIKNDLVVVEDRVLRVIGELFNGSPEYQLGEFASVEEFPLDQCLEAFKYFNVNFLPAWNFAKNLSKEKFRRYLLPNLLDKMDVVKLRDLLILLSSPNPQVDAANAANVEVFNTYLRLAINYETFSTEILPEIRLLNRRGQWKYPNQLTGENANIDYAYLLDEEQFNIISSFLNLATQVNNNLPELNEGVEDGNSENSFDILISYFREWESYCPLEPIGAFLTLFKSSGDRIKEQAEFYLGKRNIEGLRKRLLANTAKPIRVFQVHVGQAGNRMCWAISLLGTTFEAELANLPNPPHFFVNEGGLASNTRRLELLHIQPEQLARGELIRILKDSTKVLLTKVYGVELNSIEVIWEDLLNSDQLDIQVAENYLIESAPHVLRMLGIKDDLSLSTRLILTRLKELDDLRHEKAEYKQQGLEKEQQDTEKIVQEKLSKLSNLLKENEDVKNVLLNSVRTKIGQHGYRQQSIPFELFQNADDAVIELQEMLLPRELENERKEFVVIISTRKLSFIHLGRPIGCFQLPDHPEDKKKYRNKGYDRDLEKMLTFNISDKGDGVTGMFGLGFKSVYLLCKRPRILSKRLGFAVEGGLLPSRLSPEETRGLQKKLDFYTMPSDATVVELELDENIHPQEIIREFKELANILTIFSRAITKCRFIKDDTNNYQEVFTWERQPFLGIQDIEVNRITINGEDSLRLCLRTASGSALLLDMTERDGRLSCTTPDVPTFWVTAPTQEKVSVGFILNAAFKVTTGRTKLDPTGDNQELAATIGIALGQLLKKLCESNWEELKVAFGFSSVDSYSFWEFLWKELAVNWQKLDINDERCDLISRILGGTRGMGYLITHSKAIPNGLYGHYRQLISLHSDINYFKVTGKLAEPSCFCEVAQWSHFQQSYQDNLISHTRWEEVRKLIGVTFERKYTYVNLRLIDVLQKEIGAIEPKVTPEQARQVGNLISKTFLDSFSTPSEHFDLQSFLPKIRFNSQGGKGLPSEQLLSGTSDQAEEKRLVGFAPDDRLLHSNYIASAIDFFYACRFRRDSVAIEVLVQWALQAETTTKRNAVHHYLLHGDHRDELARRLHENLVGSWMVGDRSIVDTLELMVLIGIKREEDPGGQQGNSNPDEPEQEGDVQDYDPNIEVRTRCTSNDFSLSRSLADFRAFTEMLLDGIERQRSYWKGYIYHFTHVENAASILQSEKLHSRNGCNKFSDSAGAGLIAHTSNDVKNFARFYLRPKTPTQWHNEGLGKRQGQIHALCPVPIFFRLNLSHVLDTHGSKCGVSSGNLAASGSYYGNSREFLEHFDVNNVYCTIQAGKETFLRASQQEFVVHDYLDIAKLSLDDITIICRNEQDKATLLCLIGTTSKYANRVFTEKEEAANCREMFDHENPFVEIKDNGKIIEAKIEKYDAFGLNGQLILSFAQTNPLDTEICSKYNDISKISLGQAIRVNATRNIQLQFKPNTKMSVYFQEHEKEWLVYTNEHRNS